The genomic stretch CTTTGCAGCCATCGCATCGGCGGGGACATCGGATGTCACAGCCGCCTTCGCCGCCGCCCTTGCCGGCGGATGCATCGGATTTTTGTTCTTCAACCACCATCCCGCCCGTATGTTTATGGGTGACACAGGCTCACTGGCCTTAGGCGGCGCCGTCGCCACACTGGCCCTGCTGACCCGGACAGAACTGATCCTCCCCGTACTCGGCGCCGTCTTCGTCGCTGAAACCCTCTCCGTGATCCTACAGGTGGCCTCCTTCAAGCTGACAGGCAAACGCATCTTCCGGATGAGCCCCCTGCACCACCACTTCGAACTGGGCGGCTGGCCCGAAACGACTGTCGTCTACACCTTCTGGGCCGCCTCCCTCATCTCCGCCTTCCTCGGCGTCCTGCTTGCAATGCCCATCCGTTTCTAAAAAATTACCGCAAATGTTTCGTAGGGGTTGTTTGCTCCCTGAGCGATTTGAGCGGAGCGGGATTAATAGTGTACCCCCAACCGCAATATCTCACAGGGGGTATAGGATCTGAGAGCGATTTGAGCGGTGCGGCGAAATGTGAGCGCGGCCTGCGGAGCGTCAAAGGGCGCCATGACATGCAGAACAGCCCAAAAGGTTTGGCGCCTTAGCGAAGCAGGTAAGCGAACCGCCGCGAAGCTCTTAGCGAACAGAGCCTATACCCCCGACAACGAAAGGATTGACACCCTTGACCAACCGCTGGCAAGACGGACGCAAAACACTGGTCGTAGGTGCCGGCAAAAGCGGCATCGCTGCCGCCCGCACACTGGCCCGTTTGGGCGCTGCCGTCACCCTTTGCGATACAAAAACATTGGAAGACTTGCCGTTCCGGAAAGAACTGGAAGCGGCCGGCGTGGTCCTTCACGGCGGCGGTTATCCGTCCCTTCGGGAAGGGGGCTTCCGTGAAGTCGTCATGAGTCCCGGCGTTCCCCTGACCGTGCCTCCGGCGCGGGAAGCGCAGGAACAGGGGCTCGCCATCACAGGGGAACTGGAGATCGCCTACTGCTTGTCCTTAGCGCCCTTCATCGCCATCACCGGCACCAACGGCAAGACGACGACAACCTCGCTGGTGGGCGCCATCCTGAAGGCAGCAGGCCGGAACCCTTTTGTCGGGGGGAACATCGGCCAACCGCTCGTGGAAGAGGCACAGCGCCTCACCGCTGACCGCTGGGTTGTGGCTGAGGTCTCTTCCTTCCAGTTGGAGACGACCGATCAGTTTCATCCTCGCGCTTCTTTGATCCTGAACATCACCCCTGACCACCTCGACCGTCACGGCGACATGGAAAACTACCGCGCCATCAAAGCGCGCATCTTCCGAAACCAGGGTAGTGAGGATATCACCGTCCTCAACTACGACGATCCGCTGGTGCGAACACTGGCAGCTGACTGTCGGAGCCGAGTCCTTTTTTTCAGCCGGCTGCAGAAGATGGAACATGGCGCTTATGTTGACGGTGGCATGATCCGTTTTGCGGGACCGGAGGGTGACATGGCCGTTGCCGCCGTCGATCGATTGCAGATCAAAGGCGCCCACAACGTGGAAAACGCCTTGGCCGCCTGTGCTTTAACCGTGGGGCTCGGCATCGCCCCTGCTGTGGTCGCCCAGGCGA from Heliomicrobium modesticaldum Ice1 encodes the following:
- the murD gene encoding UDP-N-acetylmuramoyl-L-alanine--D-glutamate ligase → MTNRWQDGRKTLVVGAGKSGIAAARTLARLGAAVTLCDTKTLEDLPFRKELEAAGVVLHGGGYPSLREGGFREVVMSPGVPLTVPPAREAQEQGLAITGELEIAYCLSLAPFIAITGTNGKTTTTSLVGAILKAAGRNPFVGGNIGQPLVEEAQRLTADRWVVAEVSSFQLETTDQFHPRASLILNITPDHLDRHGDMENYRAIKARIFRNQGSEDITVLNYDDPLVRTLAADCRSRVLFFSRLQKMEHGAYVDGGMIRFAGPEGDMAVAAVDRLQIKGAHNVENALAACALTVGLGIAPAVVAQAMIDFQPVEHRMEPVGTVEGVAYVNDSKGTNPDASIKAIESYDRPVILIAGGKNKGSDFSELAEIIKKRVKAVVLVGQAAPVLEAALRKAGVEAIKLVDTFDATVLEAAQMAEPGDVVLLSPACASLDMFPNYEVRGQVFKDLVRQLARDRRAEKDRPPC